The following coding sequences lie in one Hippopotamus amphibius kiboko isolate mHipAmp2 chromosome 7, mHipAmp2.hap2, whole genome shotgun sequence genomic window:
- the LOC130857252 gene encoding small ubiquitin-related modifier 2-like encodes MANEKPKEGVKTEKNDHINLKVAGQDGSVVQFKIKRHTPLSKLMKAYCEQQGLSMKQIRFRFDGQPINETDTPAQLEMEDEDKIDVFQQQTGGVY; translated from the coding sequence ATGGCCAACGAAAAGCCCAAGGAAGGAGTCAAGACTGAGAAAAACGATCATATTAATTTGAAGGTGGCGGGGCAGGATGGTTCTGTGGTGCAGTTTAAGATTAAGAGGCATACACCACTTAGTAAACTAATGAAAGCCTATTGTGAACAACAGGGTTTGTCAATGAAGCAGATCAGATTCCGATTTGACGGGCAGCCAATCAATGAAACAGACACACCTGCACAGTTGGAAATGGAGGATGAAGATAAAATTGATGTGTTCCAGCAGCAGACAGGAGGTGTCTACTAA